A region from the Triticum aestivum cultivar Chinese Spring chromosome 3D, IWGSC CS RefSeq v2.1, whole genome shotgun sequence genome encodes:
- the LOC123080226 gene encoding putative F-box/LRR-repeat protein 23, which produces MSNPPASPSGDGGSRISGRPTAGGNREERGAFLPIADIRRIMRKAIPPNGEIDEEAAQALVPEARGDGCKRAKREAMAGDDLLPEMAKQGFQAYPHKNRVELPCTMEAGPNPLPVSDVRDWSELPLDALSAIFMKLGTIEILMGAGLVCRSWLVAAKSPELWRFVDMTRHKLVFSKGGNVMCQMAKVAIDRSDGRMESFWAQKFVTSELLNYIASRCNSLKSIRLIGAYYFWDDEDVVIKLAAKCPMLEEIEYSGQKLTWDFFKGIGAARPTLKRLRVCLPWYDSDSIEREIRMEQRQNDEEEEEEEEEEEEPYEAWEARHNEEAFAIAESLHELRLLQMAGYGLTKEGVYAILEGCPHLEFLDLRECGHLLVDAELKARCANIKHVRLPGAWPHAHCPELDTIKEDEGEVIEMPNLYEIEAQALHNEAAMENDDYGENYWDDYSLPSSPGSPAPTYSMDDPRYYWEL; this is translated from the exons ATGTCCAACCCACCGGCGAGCCCCTCCGGCGACGGCGGGAGCCGCATTAGCGGCAGACCCACGGCTGGCGGCAACAGGGAGGAGCGAGGCGCGTTCCTGCCAATCGCTGACATCAGGCGCATCATGAGGAAGGCCATCCCGCCCAACGGGGAGATCGACGAGGAGGCCGCGCAGGCGCTCGTCCCCGA GGCGAGGGGCGACGGATGCAAGAGGGCGAAGCGGGAGGCCATggccggcgacgacctgctgcCCGAGATGGCGAAGCAGGGGTTTCAGGCCTACCCGCACAAGAACAGAGTG GAGCTCCCTTGCACAATGGAGGCGGGGCCAAACCCATTGCCTGTATCTGATGTCAGGGATTGGTCTGAGCTCCCACTCGATGCGCTTTCTGCAATCTTCATGAAGCTTGGGACCATTGAGATCCTGATGGGTGCCGGACTGGTGTGCCGCTCATGGTTGGTGGCAGCCAAGTCCCCTGAGTTGTGGCGTTTCGTGGACATGACCCGCCACAAGTTGGTTTTCTCCAAGGGGGGAAACGTCATGTGCCAAATGGCAAAGGTGGCTATAGATCGCTCTGATGGACGGATGGAATCATTCTGGGCTCAGAAGTTTGTCACTAGTGAACTCCTGAATTACATTGCAAGCAG ATGCAACTCATTGAAGAGCATTCGGCTCATCGGCGcctattacttttgggatgatgaGGACGTAGTAATTAAGCTTGCAGCTAAATGTCCAATGCTAGAAGAGATAGAGTACTCTGGTCAGAAGCTGACATGGGACTTTTTCAAGGGGATTGGTGCAGCCCGCCCAACGCTGAAGCGTCTAAGAGTCTGTTTGCCATGGTACGATTCAGATTCAATAGAGCGTGAGATCAGGATGGAACAGCGGCAaaacgacgaggaggaagaggaggaggaggaggaggaggaggagccttaTGAGGCCTGGGAGGCGAGACACAATGAGGAGGCCTTCGCCATAGCAGAGAGCTTGCACGAGCTGCGGCTCCTTCAGATGGCAGGCTACGGCCTGACTAAAGAAGGGGTGTACGCCATCCTTGAAGGCTGCCCCCACCTCGAGTTCCTCGACCTTAGAGAATGCGGCCACCTCCTAGTTGACGCTGAACTCAAAGCTCGCTGTGCCAATATCAAGCATGTCCGGCTGCCAGGAGCGTGGCCTCACGCTCATTGCCCAGAACTTGATACCATCAAGGAGGACGAAGGTGAAGTGATCGAGATGCCTAATCTCTATGAAATAGAGGCTCAGGCTCTCCACAACGAGGCAGCGATGGAAAACGATGACTACGGCGAGAACTACTGGGATGACTACTCGCTCCCCTCGTCCCCTGGCTCGCCTGCGCCGACCTACTCCATGGATGATCCCAGATACTACTGGGAGCTGTGA